Part of the Hemibagrus wyckioides isolate EC202008001 linkage group LG09, SWU_Hwy_1.0, whole genome shotgun sequence genome, TGGATGTATGTGATGTTTTATACCGATGCATTAATTACAAGTATACAAAAATGAAGCATTTTGATAGTTTGATACGGTCAAATTCTCACAGTTGATGTTAATATCTACAGTGTTACAGGTCTTTGCTATGTAAAGCAATATATTCTCACAGGGACTGTGTGGAACTTCACAGTGAGAGTGGAGCAGGCTTAATGACTCTACTGGAGGATCTCTGGTTCTGGGCAAAGCTGAAAGATGAAGAACTTACCAGTCATAGCACTACTGGAGATGATACTAATAATCTACTGGAGCAACAAGATTACTGTATGGTCAGTTACAGGAGAAGTTCATGAAAGAAGCTTGATCTTGATATAATTAtagtagtatttttatttaaaaaaaaaagaaaaaagatctaAACCCCAGTTCTTCTTCAGTACATGCTGACTGATTATGTAATTGTGTTAGCTGATGTTTTGATGTCTTCAGATTCTAATGCATTTTAGATTTCCGTGTTAATATGATGTAACCTCTGACAACTGCACTATAGCCTTTGTTATATCATGTTCCACACAATAAGCCAACTCTAAAGTTCATGACCCATGGTGTTCCTTATTTCTTGCttccttgtttcttatttactttaaatattGCTCAAGTATTGATATACTGACTGTTTCAGACATTCAGCCAATGAGCTGTCAaatgttaaattattaaatataatgaacctgaaaggtaaaaaaataatCTCATCAGATTGTGATATTCTCAGACTTCTGGCTTTATCAGTAGATAACACACAGGAAATGATACACTTCTAATATAGACCATAAAATTTTCTCTGCTTGACTTCTCAAGGTGACCTTCAGCTGAACacgtaatgtttttttttttccatttggaCTTCCTGATTCGAACTTAATATCAATTTTTCCCTCTTATTTTGGTTTACACCCTGACCAGAAAAGCTGCTTTATGAATTTATAAAGGAGTTCTATTTGTTTTGaccttttaaaaatgtcaagGATGGCCTTGTGATTGAGGAAGATATTATATTGTACCTTTATCTGCTCACATGGGGCACTTCTTTTCTAACACAATGCAAAATATATCATTTAGGCTCTGCAGAGGCAGCTCAGCAATCGAAGGCAGGATTTTGAAAGCCCACCGAAGCAGCTGTGTCTGTTGCCTCTTCAGAATACGGATAATCTGAGTGAAAGCAACGTGAAAGAAGAAGCAGGTCAGAGTTCCCCATCACATGAGGGAGTCTTTTTTTCATGCTATCAGTAAAACACTCACTTAGACCAGTTCAGCAGTTGGGAAACATCCATAAAAGTTCTCAGATTGTTGCATAACCAGTGAAACATGTCTGACATTCTTATTACTTTGCAGTTTCTCATTTTGGCTCCATTTCTAAAGACCTCTTTTATTATAACTTGAGAGCATCACATTCACTTGATTTTGATTATGTTTATGGTTGAGTGCAGACAGTAAAACCCAGACACAGGATTTATGACATCTTCTAGATCTGTAGATTTATCTCATCTTGAATTTATGGCCATTTCTCCCTACAGTCTTAAATTTGCTTGTGAACATTTTGTGACAGAGTTGGGGACTTCAGATGATATTGTAAAGCTGAGATTTATGTGCTCCCATGTCAGATAGGTATAAATCCCtcagtataaaaaaaagaaagctcagATAagtatgttctttttttttattcatccattttatttataaattacagtaaaagattatatactgtataatgtagAGTTTCATTTAAGATTTTTTGCGTTTAGTAATAAGATTGTAGCTGGTAAAATGTGCACCTATTTTGCCTATTCTCTGAACTCTATATCTGTATTGATATATTCAGAGCCTGCTCTGAAGGAGGAGATGTGGCTGGCTCAAGCTGTGCTGGATGAGGCCAGGGATGTCCAGCATCACTGGGATCAGTTCTATTTTAACACAGCCAGCTGGCAGCAGCAGGTCAGCTGGGTACTGAGAAAACTGCAGGACCTCCAGGATGCCATGCATCAGCTTGACTTGGGCTTGGCAGAGATGGAGAATAAGTGGGAGGGATGTTGCTCAGATGGACATACACTGGACAGATATATGCTGGACGATGttgaggagagtgtgagtgactgtTTAGTTTGAGAATATGCTGTGAATGGCATAGAGCAGATCAGATGgtacatgttgttgttgttgatgttttgttttttttaagcaggATTGTAAGTTTAGCACCATTTTATTTGAGGGGCAGTAGAACTATACTTTGGTGCAAAAAATATCAGTAGCAGTTTGGTTTCCTTGCCATTCATCCGGCCCCAAAGTCACTGCTGCCAGATTATTGCTCTAAAACACAATTAAACATTTCATTACTTATTTTTATCACTCCAATCTACTCTACATGGCCAATtctacatggccaaaagtatgtggcaCACTTAGTTTGAAGCATAATTGTGAAGGAAGTCTGTTTGTGCTGTAGCATTATCAATTCCCTTTAGTGGAACTatgaggcccaaacctgttctagCATGTCAGTGTTCCTGCACACAAAGccagctccataaagacatggtttggcAAGGCAAAGCCAGGTCTGCTCTGCCTACATCAGTGTCCAACCTCAATAATGGTCTTGTGGCTGACTGGTACAAATCCCCACAGGAATCTTCAAAAAATATAATGGGAAACCTTCTCAGTAGATGGTATTATAGCAGAAACATGACCAATTCCATGTGTCTTTGTAATAGGATATTGAACAAGCAGGTTCAAACAGGTTTGATGGACAGGAgcccacatacttttggccatatattgtGCTTAGATAAGTCCCTGGTAGgtctaatataaaatataatgtctAAATTCTACATGAACAATAGACAATATTTTGGCcacaaaatatttaacaaatttggTGTGAACAGGGGCAAAATGGCCCCCAGTAATCCCTGTATGACCAGCTGATCTTATCACATTCATATTTCAGTATTGGCATAATGGAATTGATTGTTTTTAATCTTACATTAATAGCATCATGTCACATCTTGCTTTGTTTGCAGTTAGTGTCTTGCCTTCTGATGAATATGTGGCTGTCATAATCTGTTGTAGATCCTCAGAGCCATGATATCGACCTTTGCTATTGATCTGGACTTCTAAAGGACActgataattaaatatttacctCCAGGTGTCCTCTTACACTGAAGCTTTCAGAAAAGAGAAACAATCTATCAGTCTGTGACCACAATGTCAaagatgtttaaatatttttacaaacATCTGCATGTCACTAAATGTTAAAGAAGAACTATTTCAGCCAAATTCAGCTACAATTAAAAAAGCTGTGAAATGTGTCAGAAAACACTGCCAAACAGTCTGCGTAAAAATATTCTTTAGCCATGTAAGACACTATAATGTGAGAACAGGTCATTCATCTTCAGAACATCAAGGCAGCACATATTTTAGATGAAATACCTTCAAAAGCAAGGCCAGTATGAAACTCTGTAAGAATTTGGCATTTTAGATTTGATAAGTGTAAGATTCCTCTCTCGGTTTCCTTTTGTTACagaggttttgttgttgttgcagagTCAAAGCTTTAAAACTCTGGCATAGTTATGTCCCCTTATTTCCACAGGCACCAGTGATGAATCAGCACAGAAACTTCGTAGTTGCTCAAATTGATAACAGACTGTTGTCTCAAGACTTCTTATCTGGTAAAGTTTGTCAGAAAATACTGGCATTATTGTACTGTTGCATGATTTTATTGTTGCATGATTGTACTGTTGCATGATTATATTTTCTTTGCCcttaaaaaagaattaatatttttttatgtgcatTATAACATCATTTAATAGCTATATTAAAACACTGATCTAACTGTATGGATACCAAAACCAGCCATCATGCTGAGTAGACTTACATGCTTTTTATACAGTGAAGTTACATTAAATCTTTTTATCACTACACTGGAAATCAggcattttcaatcagtataaacaaattaattgcCGCAAGTCTGATTTAAAATTAGttaggacactgttggctttcagtgggaGATGTTTTTCGATAACCTTACCCTGAAtgttagtggttgaagataacgccTTCAAGTTTTAAAAGCACTGGGGGCAtcttagagagcagaaatgggtttgatatttttggaacatttctatgaatatattgccccttgCAGGttagggaggaaaaaaacagaaatacttatgaaaaactacaaattcctAAAGCCAAGAGTGTCTACTTCATACGACTCATTAACTTCCGCtctggagtgtgacatgacaaagaaatacAGTGCTGCACATGAGCACATTTTTTGGCCGCtggtaaattaattaaaaaagaactTGATCTCAGGAGATATTTGTATAATTCGGAATAAGCGGTTTGTGGTGATTTCgttggattttgtttgtttggatttcATACAAATAAAGTTGCTAGAAAAATATATGAATGCTAACTCCACCCTTAACCCCTACATTAACCTTCAAAACTATTCATTTGACCTCTACTATCCATTAAAATCATTTCATGAAAAATGCTTGATACATGATCATTCAGTTGAATTTATTTGGATGTAATACACATACTTTCAATGGGTTTCATTTTTCGGGCAAATTTTCAATCTGTTGCATGGCTAATTTTGTACTTTCATCTTAACCATGGTACATGTATCCTATAAGTTAATAAAATGATACAAAGTGGTTCATGTCTCCTCAACAGTCTCTGTTCACTACCCATGGCAGAGGGCAGTGTTTCAGAACAGTGTTCCTTATTACATCAAGTGAGTTTTGAATTGATGTTGAACATATTTTCAGTTATAGGCAACATGTTTGATAAGTTGTTTTCTAATTAAATTTGTTAACAATTATGAACTTTCAGTCATGAAAAACAGACCACATCATGGGATCATCCAATGATGACTCAACTATTACAGTCAATGAGTGAGTCTTAAATCCAGTATCTGAGAATGCCATTAAATAATACtgatctaaaaaataaaaatacttattaattttattttttaaattctatatCACCTTAAAATGGAATTGGGAAAGTCcacatgtgatgtgtgtgtgattttatgacAATACCTTTTTTCTGTAGCTGAGCTCCGGCATGTGCGATTTTCAGCGTACCGCACAGCTCTGAAGAGCCGCAGAGTCCAGAAAGCCTTGTGTTGTGAGTGTCTTCTCAGTTACCGCATCTACCTGCTTCAAATACAACCACTGAATGCCAAAACAAGAAAGGTGTTTAACACAGGCTGGTGATTAATGTGAAAGAAAAAGTGATTTTCAGCATGGCAGTCTTCCACAGGCCTTTTAGCTGAGTGTATTGAGGACCATTAGTGAGCACAGCCTTCGAGTGCCAAATCTCACAATATCCGTAAGACATTTGTAGCCAAAATGGAGCCACTGATAGCCTTAGTTCAGCACAAATTGTGCAGAAATGTGTTCTGCCAAGTGAGCTAGAAGGCAAATGTTAGATATTAATGAACCATACATTAGATTTTAGCTGGAAAGTATAATTGGTTGTAGATCTGATGAAATTAGTGTAATTTTTCCCAGACTTTTGAGTTTAAAATTTTTGTTGCATGCCAGGGGAAATGCTATGCTCTGCTGCTTTCTATTAAAATGCACTGAACacaattcattaaaaatgtgtcTCTTGTGgggagagagatgagtgaagatgaagcaataaatgaatataaatcttTTTTAGTGGACCGTTTGGAGTTGGCCATGGCTCACGGTGTCTTTGAACAACATCAGCTGACTCATAATGAGCACGTTTTGGAGGTTCCAGCCATCATTACCTGTCTACTGACAATATACACTGAAATTCAGCAGGTGTGTCCAGAGCTCATCAATATTCCGCTGTGTGTGGACCTGTGTCTTAACTGGCTTCTGAACGTTTATGACAGGTATGTATATTTCACTGTGACTATTATACTATCcacaaaattcataaaaaacaaaatttataCCTATCATGACAATTCTTGTGTATGTTAATATACTGTATGATGACTCCTTACTGTCAGAAGGGATTATTTACCTATATTTGGCTCTGAAGAAGATGCTTTAAAAAGGGTCTGATCTCATTACCAGTAATGTAAGATTCAGTGAACATTAATTACTTTTATATCTTTTGTAGGGATCGAAGTGGGAAAATTCAAATACTGTCCATGAAAGTTGggcttctttctctttcaaaagGACACCTTGGAGAAAAGTATAAATGTAAGTATCTTGCATTTTTTAATCTCATAAAGACGGTGGGACTTCACCTTATTATAATCTTTAGTACCCAGTCTATCCTGgtcagtgttgttgtgtgtccATAAACTATCACAGGAATTCAGGGGATGAGATGGGAACACACTCTGGGTGGGATACCTGTTCATCATGGGGCACAATTCgcccacacattcacacactcattcatatctAAGGACAATTTAGCACAGCCAGTCCCCTATCAgcaggaggtgggaggaaacccacaaagACAGAAGGAGAATCAGTAACCTGAGCTTAGAATCAAATTGGAAACCACAGAACTGTAAGAGAGCAATACAACCCAATGCACTACTACAATGTTTAACATTATTTTGACTTTCAAACTAATGCCTTCATATGGTCTATGATTCAGAAATATCAGTCTCAGTCCTAATTCATGGAACTTCTCCACAGATCTGTTTACTCAGGTGGCCAGCTCTGCAGGAGTGTGTAACCCAAAACAGCTGGCACtgctgctacacaccactatcCAGATCCCCTACCAGCTGGGTGAAGCCGCTGCCTTCGGAGGAAGTAATGTGGAGCCAAGCGTTCACAGTTGCTTTCAGCATGTGAGTCTGAGACAACAAAGCTCCACATGAGAGTTTTGTCTTGATTGTATTGATAATTGATTTCTTTCATATCAATATCAGCTAACCCTGATGTTTGCACAACGACATTGTCACGTTACAATAGGTTAGGCCtgttatatattgtatttttggGCATTTAGTATTTGAGTTCAAAATATGTATGAATCTAGTCACCTCTTTTAACTGCCATTGAACTTCCACATCTTCCATGCCATTAACACACTATAAATAATATCCCAATATATGAAATAGACACTCTTTATACCTTTTATCCTTTCAGACCTGTTCTAATTGGTGTATAAAAGTAGTAACAGGTCTGATGTCAAGAGGAAAGATTAGAATGACAAATAATACTCTATCTGGCAGCTCTAATAAAATGACACATTAACCGCCTGCTGATGAAGAAGTTCAGGAACATTACACTCTCTTGTCATAGAGGAATATGCCTCTAAAATGATAAATAGCTTTCTAGAGGatctttgattatttttgtacctccattttcttataatgTAGTTTGGAGCGTGCACCTTCCCTGTTGCTGTGTTGGAGCTGAACGAATTATTTAGAGGTAACTCACACCTCCTCTGGTACCAGTGAAGAAGCTAATCTTGTTAACTAGATACTTATATATCCTTTTGGGACACGATTTCTGCATTTAATGGACCAAATGTTTTACTAAAGTGTCCTTAAATttgaaaagtgaaaacttttccTGACATCCCAGTAGCATTTTCAGGTTCCAGGTTCTCACAGTTCCAGGGTCTCCAGTTCAATCAGTTCAACCCGAGTTCTCGCTGTAATTCTCTGGTGTCCTCCCACCTTCCAAAAACATGGTGGATTGGGTATGGTACATGTGCTAGGTGTAAATAAGTATTTGCATGGTGCACTGTGaaggactggtgtcccatccagagtgtattcccACCGTGCACCCAATGTTCCTAGTATAGGTCAAGATCAACCGCTACCTTGACCAATAGAAGCCtttataagaagaagaagaagcctttattatcaccacacatacattacaacacactgGAATtcctttctttacatatcccagctgaggaagttgggatcAGAGAGGagcctggagcagagagggttaggggccttgcttaaTTGCCCAATATTGGCAGCTTGGCAGAGCTAGgtcttgaaccctgaccttccaatcagcaacccagagccaCTTATCCGCTTGAGCCACCATTCCCCTATATAAAGTGATAActaaagataaatgaataaaaaaaaattccctcacatggattaaacaagagggcagcacggtggcttagtggttagtgctgttgcctcacagcaagaaggtcctgggttagAAAAGGCATGTTGGCacgttctccccgtgcttgtgtgggtttactccaggtactctggtttcctcccacagtccataAATATGTACATTAGTTTGACTGGTagttctaaattgcccatgtgtgtggttgtctatctatatgtggccctgtgatggactggtgacctgtccagggtgtacccctgccttttgcccaatgtgtgctgggataggcttcagcagatccccgtgaccctaattagtaataaagcgggtatagaggatggatggatggatggatggatgggttaaACAAGTGATCAGTCTTTATTAATGTTCTTCAGGTGGGTGATAAGGACACAGTTGAGCTGGAGCAGTTTGTGGAGTGGATGCATCTGGAGCCTCAGTCCATGGTGTGGTTGCCGGTGCTGCACAGACTGGCTGCAGCCGAGACCGCCATGCACAAGGCCAAGTGTAACATCTGTAAAGAGTGCCCCATGGTGGGATTCAGGTAAACTCATCAAAGATCATTTGTGTACATCACTCTTTCATTTAGTTTAGTTTGTCTAATTATAGCAATTACTAAGAGCTATGAAAAACAGTGAATAAATGTATATGCTAATTTCTCAGGTATCGCAGTCTGAAGCATTTCAACTATGATGTGTGTCAAAGGTGTTTTTTCACTGGAAGAACTACTAGAAGTCACAAATTAACCTATCCTATGGTGGAATACTGCACTCCTGTGAGCATCATCTTCTCATGCTTTTACTCTACCCTTATGAAAGCACAGATTCAACAGAGAGCGCATGGCGTAATGCCATCACAATCTTGAATGTTTTTGTGTTCTGTTATATTTTGGAACAGTAGAGAAGATGATTTCAATGCTGTCCCTTAAGAAATTGTATGAAAGCTGAGTGACAGAATACAGCCATAGACCAACCATGAAGGACAAACtgataacaattattatttaaacctgtgtgggggtgtttatttataaattcgAGGTAAAAGtgaaaagagtgagagaagatTCTTGAGTGTACACATTCTGCATCTCCGTCTTTTATGCTGGTTTTCTCCCGGTGGCCCTTGCTGCAATGTGGAGGTTGTGCCTCAGGCTTTAGCtttgtatttctgtctgttgATGCCCAAAGTGCTGAAGCCGAGTTTTGGAGGCATTGTTAGCTCTTATAATAGACTTTAAAAGTGTGAATGGAATAAATTGCGATATTTTTCAAGTAAATTCCTGTACATTTTTGTTATACTATGAATAAagagacagatacacaaacaagtCACAGATGTTTGTTTATGAGCTACATTCTGTTACAGACCACCTCTGGGGAAGATGTGCGTGATTTCACCAAAGTGCTGAAAAACAAGTTTCGCTCTAAGAAGTACTTCAGTAAACACCCACGCCTTGGATACCTGCCAGTCCAGACCATTGATCTAGACATGTAAGTGCAAAGGACATCGCTTAATTTTGCAAAGAGCATCACAGCCTATTATGCCATACATTACAGACACTGTCCTGTTATacaaacacatcacatatcTATAATAGCTCAGCTCTGTTCATCCATTCAGCTGTCTATGTAACTGAATTATTCACTGCACTGCATAACCATCGTAGTCTGTTAATTCCTGAATCCCTTTTTTTTGTGCAGGTGACATGATTaactcttttttctcttttttttttttaccagaggtTAGGTTACTATTTTAGGTTacccatgttcagcattgatttttttttttgtcatgttggTCATTGGTGGTTGACATAcactcatatgaaagtagacactcttTAAGAAGGGCTTTAAAAAATTTCTatacctattttttttttacatagccTACTACTACTTTCTACACAAGTCTTTATATTTTGGTGATATTAAACTCATTAAACCCGCCTGCTCTCTGAGATACCCCAAGTGCTTATTCATAAGCATCTATAATTTGAAGGCATTATCTTCAACCATTAAAACTCTGTCTCAGGTAAAAACAACTCActctgaaagccaacagtgtcctgacgaatttcatatcagacttgcagcaagaaaataatttgtttgtttgttattgatagtgtactggtaaaaaaaaatatatgcatatCTCCATATATGCTGCTCAGCAGGTGCAGTATGACGAGCCTGA contains:
- the LOC131359427 gene encoding utrophin-like isoform X2, with protein sequence MKILRRFRRQSSWRIMAMVRSSLQKVMLLLHRVQTVTFTSPRYQKLCKDTQTEIVNNCGFSRKRTRDQSQGFTGISSDENNHTYENFVFSNSESGAGLMTLLEDLWFWAKLKDEELTSHSTTGDDTNNLLEQQDYCMALQRQLSNRRQDFESPPKQLCLLPLQNTDNLSESNVKEEAEPALKEEMWLAQAVLDEARDVQHHWDQFYFNTASWQQQVSWVLRKLQDLQDAMHQLDLGLAEMENKWEGCCSDGHTLDRYMLDDVEESAPVMNQHRNFVVAQIDNRLLSQDFLSVSVHYPWQRAVFQNSVPYYINHEKQTTSWDHPMMTQLLQSMTELRHVRFSAYRTALKSRRVQKALCLDRLELAMAHGVFEQHQLTHNEHVLEVPAIITCLLTIYTEIQQVCPELINIPLCVDLCLNWLLNVYDRDRSGKIQILSMKVGLLSLSKGHLGEKYKYLFTQVASSAGVCNPKQLALLLHTTIQIPYQLGEAAAFGGSNVEPSVHSCFQHVGDKDTVELEQFVEWMHLEPQSMVWLPVLHRLAAAETAMHKAKCNICKECPMVGFRYRSLKHFNYDVCQRCFFTGRTTRSHKLTYPMVEYCTPTTSGEDVRDFTKVLKNKFRSKKYFSKHPRLGYLPVQTIDLDMNEEYTHSQMSMQSPQRTCCVQRVQDSRHVRSGTHQTDDLSGRSEKQVPCHCICLTTQ
- the LOC131359427 gene encoding utrophin-like isoform X1; the protein is MKILRRFRRQSSWRIMAMVRSSLQKVMLLLHRVQTVTFTSPRYQKLCKDTQTEIVNNCGFSRKRTRDQSQGFTGISSDENNHTYENFVFSNRDCVELHSESGAGLMTLLEDLWFWAKLKDEELTSHSTTGDDTNNLLEQQDYCMALQRQLSNRRQDFESPPKQLCLLPLQNTDNLSESNVKEEAEPALKEEMWLAQAVLDEARDVQHHWDQFYFNTASWQQQVSWVLRKLQDLQDAMHQLDLGLAEMENKWEGCCSDGHTLDRYMLDDVEESAPVMNQHRNFVVAQIDNRLLSQDFLSVSVHYPWQRAVFQNSVPYYINHEKQTTSWDHPMMTQLLQSMTELRHVRFSAYRTALKSRRVQKALCLDRLELAMAHGVFEQHQLTHNEHVLEVPAIITCLLTIYTEIQQVCPELINIPLCVDLCLNWLLNVYDRDRSGKIQILSMKVGLLSLSKGHLGEKYKYLFTQVASSAGVCNPKQLALLLHTTIQIPYQLGEAAAFGGSNVEPSVHSCFQHVGDKDTVELEQFVEWMHLEPQSMVWLPVLHRLAAAETAMHKAKCNICKECPMVGFRYRSLKHFNYDVCQRCFFTGRTTRSHKLTYPMVEYCTPTTSGEDVRDFTKVLKNKFRSKKYFSKHPRLGYLPVQTIDLDMNEEYTHSQMSMQSPQRTCCVQRVQDSRHVRSGTHQTDDLSGRSEKQVPCHCICLTTQ
- the LOC131359427 gene encoding utrophin-like isoform X3; the protein is MCTYFAYSLNSISVLIYSEPALKEEMWLAQAVLDEARDVQHHWDQFYFNTASWQQQVSWVLRKLQDLQDAMHQLDLGLAEMENKWEGCCSDGHTLDRYMLDDVEESAPVMNQHRNFVVAQIDNRLLSQDFLSVSVHYPWQRAVFQNSVPYYINHEKQTTSWDHPMMTQLLQSMTELRHVRFSAYRTALKSRRVQKALCLDRLELAMAHGVFEQHQLTHNEHVLEVPAIITCLLTIYTEIQQVCPELINIPLCVDLCLNWLLNVYDRDRSGKIQILSMKVGLLSLSKGHLGEKYKYLFTQVASSAGVCNPKQLALLLHTTIQIPYQLGEAAAFGGSNVEPSVHSCFQHVGDKDTVELEQFVEWMHLEPQSMVWLPVLHRLAAAETAMHKAKCNICKECPMVGFRYRSLKHFNYDVCQRCFFTGRTTRSHKLTYPMVEYCTPTTSGEDVRDFTKVLKNKFRSKKYFSKHPRLGYLPVQTIDLDMNEEYTHSQMSMQSPQRTCCVQRVQDSRHVRSGTHQTDDLSGRSEKQVPCHCICLTTQ